In Camelina sativa cultivar DH55 chromosome 17, Cs, whole genome shotgun sequence, the genomic stretch TATGATGATATGCTTTGTGTGGCTTATGTTTTGATGTTTGTAGAGAAAGGGAGACCTGTACTGGAGTGGACAAAGAGGATGAAGATTGCTTTAGGTGCAGCTAAAGGATTGTCATACTTACATGAATACTGTAAGTAATGTTCACTCTTGTTtctgatgtttttcttttgggtccTTTGGTGTCAATTTGTCAAagagatttggttttgttttaggttATCCGAAAACAATACACCGGGATGTGAAGGCTGCAAATATTCTGATTGACCATAGCTACGAGGCAAAGGTACTCTAAAAACTTGTAAAGATTATAAATTTCTTCAAGAGAAGTACTAATATTGTTGAACTTGATTCTTCATCAGTTGGCAGATTTTGGACTCGCCAGGACTTATTTAGACACTGATACTCATGTTTCCACTCGGGTTATGGGAACGTTCGGGTATGAAACGCTCTTTTCTCTACGCAATCAtcaaattataaacaacttATAACGCTCTCttgaacttcttctcttcttatggTTTTATTGTGTGATGCAGTTACTTGGCTCCTGAATATGCTTCTTCAGGGAAACTCACTGATAAATCAGATGTTTTCTCATTTGGAGTGGTGCTTCTAGAATTGATAACCGGGCGCCGACCTATTCATAATTCGCAGCCTTTTGCAGATGGTGGAAGCATTGTTGATTGGGTTAGTACCTTTATTAGCACCAAAACCTCAATTTTTAATAGGCTTCTAAAAATTTAACCTCCATGCTATAGGCAAGACCTTTGATGATACAAGCTCTAAATGGTGGTAGCGTTGACGGTCTTGTTGACCCGCAATTAGAGTATGACTTTGATATCAGCGAAATGAAGAGAATGGTTGCGTGCGCTGCTGCTTGTGTCCGTCATTCAGCAAAACACCGCCCAAAAATGAGCCAGGTACTATTTCAAACTGAAAACTTTTTGGCAACATTTTTCACCTCAAACTTGGATAAAAAACGAAACTTGTGGTGATTGTTCTTCGGACACTTGCAGATAGTTCGAGCATTTGAAGGAAACATATCGATACATGACCTAACCGAAGGATCTGCTCCACGACTTGaagaaattcaagaaattggcaTATGAAAGCCAGACATTTGGTAGTAGCActtcaaaaaatatatgaaaaagtaaaCATAATTAGTAGACCCATCAGACCGTTACATAATTATTAGACCCATTTGAAGATttctttagtatatataaaccTATAAACTAGTAATTAGTAATTAGTATTGATTTGAGGTTTCGTGTTTTAGGTTTGTGAATCGCAAATTTAGTAATCAGTATAAACTATAAAGCAACGATTGGAGcagatttttttaactaaagagGTTCAAATTGGTGACAGAATCTTCATTTTACAGGTGCAATGTGTTTGTctctttattgtttgtttgaatgATACAAACATTTTATATGATTCTGATTGGATCTTTCATAGGTTCGTAACTTTTTGAGtctatccatttttttttttttggtcaaattgAGTCTATCTATAATGCAGTAAAAGTTAAAATCTTGCTTTGTGAATTGCATACCAGGTTGTGtgtgttatttattattaacaaGATACTCTCTTTTGAATCTCTTAAATACATTCATTATACAGATTTGGGATACTGCTGGGCAAAAAAGATTCCAGAGTTTGGGAGTCGCGTTTTACAGATTAGCGAATTGTTGAGTCAGACGACCTTTGGCGTCTATAAGGCACTGAGACGAACTAAAATGACGTCGTTTTAGTCAATTTTATTGTCGCGTAGATGCTACGAGTTGTCTGATTTAGCATTGTTAAACTCCGACCTAACACCATTCGGATATATGTTTTGacaacattttatataattCAGGTAACAAATTTGAACTTTAACATGGTTGAAGTGTAAGTATAAAAAAGCGTTTGACAAATAGTTGGAGTTGATTTTAACcgttttcactatattttacaaCAAATATGTCATAATAAGTTGTCAAAATAGAAAGTTAGGATTTTGCACCATCGTCCCTTCATTCCGAGCTTCAAGCCTTGAGTTGGGCCATGAAGTCGATTCTTGCTGGAGGAATTGTCTGCCAATGTTTCGAGACAGATTGCACATAATTAATTGTGATGGTACAGAATCCTGATTTGTGGCCGATTTTCTCCCATCTATTAGAAGACTTCAGCTTGCTGAGATCTTTCTACCCATCATTCTCCCTGACCAGGATCCCGCGTAAGTCAAACTTGAGGACGGACTGCCTTACCCGTTTTTCGCGTACTTTATCTTCGGCAACTTCTTTTGTAAACGCTTTTTCACCAGTTTAGGCAACCAATCttaatgttctttttcttggttgataaaaaaaaaaagttagattattatattattaaattacaaagttgaatttaatatagaaaaacacTCTTAAACCATAGAGGCATAAACCATGTcttaattttctaaaactaacTAAATACTACATTGAAGGCAGAGAAAAATATTCTGcttgtttatgagtttgtgCCTAACAAGACTCTTGAGTTTCATTTGCACGGTGAAGAGCTCTTTAAAACTATGGTTATGATTCTATGGTTTGTGTGTggcttttgttttaaaactatggtgatgtttgtagagaaagagagacctGTACTGGAGTGGACAAGGAGGATGAAGATTGCTTTGGGTGTGGCTAAAGGATTGTCATACTTACATGAAGATTGTAAGTAATATTCACATTTGTTtctgatgtttttcttttgggttcttTGGTGTCAATTTGACAAAGAGATTCGTTTTGTATCAGGTAAACCTAAAACAATACACCGGGATGTGAAGGCTGCAAATATTCTAATTGACCATAGCTACGAGGCAATGGTACTCTACAAATTTGTAACGATTATACATTTCTTCAAGATTTCTACTAATAATGTTGAACTTGATGCTTCATTAGTTAGCAGATTATGGACTCGCCAGGTCTTATTTAGACACTGATACTCATGTATCCACTCGGGTTATGGGAACGTTCGGGTATGAAACGCTCTTTTCTCTACGCAATCAtcaaattataaacaacttATAACGCTCTCttgaacttcttcttttcttatggtTTTATTGTGTGATACAGTTACTTGGCTCCTGAATATGCTTCTTCAGGGAAACTCACTGATAAATCAGATGTTTTCTCGTTT encodes the following:
- the LOC104758553 gene encoding proline-rich receptor-like protein kinase PERK15: MDVMLVLILVPMLVVIGNFICVCFYIRKKWKMMMKKKRMRRDAEAAINGGDSLDPTVNNLQQLNHESSSSVIGQNLFTYEDLSRATSDFSDSNLIGQGGFGYVHRGVLVDGTEVAIKQLKVGSGQGEREFQAEIQTISRVHHRHLVSLFGYCRIDSLRLLVYEFVPNKTLEFHLHEKGRPVLEWTKRMKIALGAAKGLSYLHEYCYPKTIHRDVKAANILIDHSYEAKLADFGLARTYLDTDTHVSTRVMGTFGYLAPEYASSGKLTDKSDVFSFGVVLLELITGRRPIHNSQPFADGGSIVDWARPLMIQALNGGSVDGLVDPQLEYDFDISEMKRMVACAAACVRHSAKHRPKMSQIVRAFEGNISIHDLTEGSAPRLEEIQEIGI